Proteins from one Gossypium raimondii isolate GPD5lz chromosome 8, ASM2569854v1, whole genome shotgun sequence genomic window:
- the LOC105792328 gene encoding receptor-like serine/threonine-protein kinase ALE2 isoform X2 yields the protein MPALILLQLLLVYLLSFLSCSCLELQVFSYPLQPVHRLSAVETIVDHARLISMRVLFSQPRSSQDHGNPSFGPATAPAPSPIYQAPVASPSRHLVPRHRHGGHHHRHHVKPRTDAPSPSEQGCDQKCVDPLTATPFGSPCGCVFPMKVKLLLSVAPYAVFPVMNELEIEVAAGLYLQQSQVKIMGATADAQDQGRTLVEINLVPLGEKFDNTTAILTSDRLLHKRLSLNSTLFGTYDVVSISYPGVPPSPPYGNIFGSGPTGSTGDLPITANFVNKNQKMNIRIIAIIVLSAFVLLLVLAGAISVLIKWRKVRRPSNAVGPAFPSSLNKRSGIGSMLSSSITSSPSMSLISTMATCALPVKTFTLVELEKATSNFSSMRILGEGGFGRVYRGVMGDGSEVAVKLLTRDNQNGDREFIAEVEMLSRLHHRNLVKLVGICIEGRIRCLVYELVPNGSVESHLHGVDKNKGPLDWDARLKVALGAARGLAYLHEDSNPRVIHRDFKASNVLLEDDFTPKVSDFGLAREATEGSQHISTRVMGTFGYVAPEYAMTGHLLVKSDVYSFGVVLLELLTGRKPVDMSQPQGQENLVTWARPLLSSREGVEQLVDPSLAGTYNFDDMAKVAAIASMCVHPEVTHRPFMGEVVQALKLIYNDTDETGGDCCSQKESSAPESDFKGDLAPSDSSWWNAGAVTPSLTYGRSYPFVTMDYSSGQLDEMENRPFSTSSLFGDRTSLPIRHGNRSGPLRTVRSKPSFYTLRGSMSEHGGLLPRRIWSDSN from the exons CTAGGTTGATTTCAATGCGTGTGTTATTTTCTCAaccaagatcatcccaagatcaTGGTAATCCTTCCTTTGGACCAGCCACTGCGCCTGCACCTTCTCCTATCTATCAAG CTCCTGTTGCTAGCCCCAGTAGGCACTTGGTACCCAGACATCGTCATGGTGGtcatcatcatcgtcatcatGTTAAACCCCGAACAGATGCTCCATCTCCTTCAGAGCAAG GTTGCGATCAAAAATGCGTGGACCCACTTACTGCAACCCCTTTTGGTTCACCTTGTGGTTGTGTGTTCCCTATGAAAGTCAAACTTCTTCTATCTGTAGCTCCTTATGCTGTTTTCCCTGTGATGAATGAGCTAGAGATTGAGGTTGCTGCAGGCCTATACTTACAACAAAGTCAAGTGAAAATCATGGGTGCTACTGCTGATGCTCAAGATCAAGGGAGAACATTGGTGGAGATTAACTTGGTTCCACTTGGAGAGAAGTTTGATAATACAACTGCAATACTTACATCTGACCGGCTTTTGCACAAAAGACTGTCTCtaaattcaactctttttggAACATATGATGTGGTATCCATCAGTTATCCAG GGGTTCCTCCTTCACCGCCATATGGTAATATTTTCGGGAGTGGTCCAACTGGAAGTACTGGAGATCTCCCAATCACAGCTAATTTTGTTAACAAGAACCAAAAGATGAACATCAGGATTATTGCCATTATTGTTTTATCTGCTTTTGTGCTCTTATTGGTTTTAGCTGGAGCAATCTCTGTCCTCATAAAATGGAGGAAGGTTAGAAGACCGTCCAATGCTGTTGGTCCAGCTTTTCCTTCCTCATTGAACAAAAGATCTG GCATTGGTTCTATGCTGTCAAGCAGTATAACAAGCTCTCCATCAATGTCACTCATTTCCACCATGGCTACTTGTGCTCTCCCGGTTAAAACATTTACACTTGTTGAGCTTGAGAAGGCAACAAGCAACTTCAGTTCAATGAGGATACTCGGTGAAGGAGGATTTGGACGTGTTTACCGTGGTGTTATGGGAGATGGAAGTGAGGTAGCTGTTAAGTTACTTACAAGAGATAATCAGAATGGAGACCGTGAATTTATTGCAGAAGTGGAGATGCTAAGCCGATTGCACCACCGCAATCTTGTCAAACTTGTCGGTATATGTATTGAAGGACGCATACGCTGCTTGGTGTATGAACTTGTTCCAAATGGAAGTGTGGAATCAcacttgcatg GTGTTGACAAAAACAAAGGACCTCTCGATTGGGATGCACGGCTGAAGGTTGCCCTTGGAGCTGCTAGAGGATTAGCTTATCTTCATGAAGATTCTAACCCTCGAGTGATTCACCGAGATTTTAAGGCTAGTAATGTTCTATTAGAAGATGACTTTACCCCAAAGGTCTCAGATTTCGGTTTAGCAAGGGAGGCAACTGAAGGAAGCCAGCACATTTCTACCCGAGTCATGGGAACTTTTGG ATATGTTGCTCCCGAGTATGCTATGACGGGGCATCTACTTGTTAAGAGTGATGTTTACAGTTTTGGGGTTGTGCTTCTTGAGCTTTTAACCGGAAGAAAACCTGTGGATATGTCCCAACCTCAGGGACAGGAAAATCTCGTAACTTGGGCACGGCCACTACTAAGCAGTCGGGAAGGTGTAGAACAGTTGGTAGATCCTTCCTTGGCTGGGACATATAACTTTGACGACATGGCTAAGGTGGCAGCCATAGCGTCCATGTGTGTTCACCCTGAGGTGACTCACAGACCTTTTATGGGTGAAGTTGTGCAGGCTCTGAAGCTTATATACAACGACACTGACGAAACTGGCGGGGATTGTTGTAGTCAAAAGGAGTCCTCTGCCCCCGAATCGGACTTTAAAGGAGATTTAGCCCCTTCTGATAGCAGTTGGTGGAATGCTGGTGCGGTTACCCCCAGTTTAACTTATGGACGATCCTATCCTTTCGTCACAATGGACTATAGTTCTGGTCAACTTGACGAAATGGAAAACCGACCGTTCTCAACTTCAAGTTTGTTTGGAGATAGAACATCGTTACCAATTAGACACGGTAACAGATCAGGTCCATTGAGAACGGTCCGAAGCAAGCCAAGCTTTTATACATTAAGAGGGAGCATGAGCGAGCATGGGGGACTCCTTCCGAGACGAATTTGGAGCGACTCCAATTAG
- the LOC105792328 gene encoding receptor-like serine/threonine-protein kinase ALE2 isoform X3, with protein MVAPLLAARLISMRVLFSQPRSSQDHGNPSFGPATAPAPSPIYQAPVASPSRHLVPRHRHGGHHHRHHVKPRTDAPSPSEQGCDQKCVDPLTATPFGSPCGCVFPMKVKLLLSVAPYAVFPVMNELEIEVAAGLYLQQSQVKIMGATADAQDQGRTLVEINLVPLGEKFDNTTAILTSDRLLHKRLSLNSTLFGTYDVVSISYPGVPPSPPYGNIFGSGPTGSTGDLPITANFVNKNQKMNIRIIAIIVLSAFVLLLVLAGAISVLIKWRKVRRPSNAVGPAFPSSLNKRSGIGSMLSSSITSSPSMSLISTMATCALPVKTFTLVELEKATSNFSSMRILGEGGFGRVYRGVMGDGSEVAVKLLTRDNQNGDREFIAEVEMLSRLHHRNLVKLVGICIEGRIRCLVYELVPNGSVESHLHGVDKNKGPLDWDARLKVALGAARGLAYLHEDSNPRVIHRDFKASNVLLEDDFTPKVSDFGLAREATEGSQHISTRVMGTFGYVAPEYAMTGHLLVKSDVYSFGVVLLELLTGRKPVDMSQPQGQENLVTWARPLLSSREGVEQLVDPSLAGTYNFDDMAKVAAIASMCVHPEVTHRPFMGEVVQALKLIYNDTDETGGDCCSQKESSAPESDFKGDLAPSDSSWWNAGAVTPSLTYGRSYPFVTMDYSSGQLDEMENRPFSTSSLFGDRTSLPIRHGNRSGPLRTVRSKPSFYTLRGSMSEHGGLLPRRIWSDSN; from the exons GTTGCTCCACTCCTAGCAGCTAGGTTGATTTCAATGCGTGTGTTATTTTCTCAaccaagatcatcccaagatcaTGGTAATCCTTCCTTTGGACCAGCCACTGCGCCTGCACCTTCTCCTATCTATCAAG CTCCTGTTGCTAGCCCCAGTAGGCACTTGGTACCCAGACATCGTCATGGTGGtcatcatcatcgtcatcatGTTAAACCCCGAACAGATGCTCCATCTCCTTCAGAGCAAG GTTGCGATCAAAAATGCGTGGACCCACTTACTGCAACCCCTTTTGGTTCACCTTGTGGTTGTGTGTTCCCTATGAAAGTCAAACTTCTTCTATCTGTAGCTCCTTATGCTGTTTTCCCTGTGATGAATGAGCTAGAGATTGAGGTTGCTGCAGGCCTATACTTACAACAAAGTCAAGTGAAAATCATGGGTGCTACTGCTGATGCTCAAGATCAAGGGAGAACATTGGTGGAGATTAACTTGGTTCCACTTGGAGAGAAGTTTGATAATACAACTGCAATACTTACATCTGACCGGCTTTTGCACAAAAGACTGTCTCtaaattcaactctttttggAACATATGATGTGGTATCCATCAGTTATCCAG GGGTTCCTCCTTCACCGCCATATGGTAATATTTTCGGGAGTGGTCCAACTGGAAGTACTGGAGATCTCCCAATCACAGCTAATTTTGTTAACAAGAACCAAAAGATGAACATCAGGATTATTGCCATTATTGTTTTATCTGCTTTTGTGCTCTTATTGGTTTTAGCTGGAGCAATCTCTGTCCTCATAAAATGGAGGAAGGTTAGAAGACCGTCCAATGCTGTTGGTCCAGCTTTTCCTTCCTCATTGAACAAAAGATCTG GCATTGGTTCTATGCTGTCAAGCAGTATAACAAGCTCTCCATCAATGTCACTCATTTCCACCATGGCTACTTGTGCTCTCCCGGTTAAAACATTTACACTTGTTGAGCTTGAGAAGGCAACAAGCAACTTCAGTTCAATGAGGATACTCGGTGAAGGAGGATTTGGACGTGTTTACCGTGGTGTTATGGGAGATGGAAGTGAGGTAGCTGTTAAGTTACTTACAAGAGATAATCAGAATGGAGACCGTGAATTTATTGCAGAAGTGGAGATGCTAAGCCGATTGCACCACCGCAATCTTGTCAAACTTGTCGGTATATGTATTGAAGGACGCATACGCTGCTTGGTGTATGAACTTGTTCCAAATGGAAGTGTGGAATCAcacttgcatg GTGTTGACAAAAACAAAGGACCTCTCGATTGGGATGCACGGCTGAAGGTTGCCCTTGGAGCTGCTAGAGGATTAGCTTATCTTCATGAAGATTCTAACCCTCGAGTGATTCACCGAGATTTTAAGGCTAGTAATGTTCTATTAGAAGATGACTTTACCCCAAAGGTCTCAGATTTCGGTTTAGCAAGGGAGGCAACTGAAGGAAGCCAGCACATTTCTACCCGAGTCATGGGAACTTTTGG ATATGTTGCTCCCGAGTATGCTATGACGGGGCATCTACTTGTTAAGAGTGATGTTTACAGTTTTGGGGTTGTGCTTCTTGAGCTTTTAACCGGAAGAAAACCTGTGGATATGTCCCAACCTCAGGGACAGGAAAATCTCGTAACTTGGGCACGGCCACTACTAAGCAGTCGGGAAGGTGTAGAACAGTTGGTAGATCCTTCCTTGGCTGGGACATATAACTTTGACGACATGGCTAAGGTGGCAGCCATAGCGTCCATGTGTGTTCACCCTGAGGTGACTCACAGACCTTTTATGGGTGAAGTTGTGCAGGCTCTGAAGCTTATATACAACGACACTGACGAAACTGGCGGGGATTGTTGTAGTCAAAAGGAGTCCTCTGCCCCCGAATCGGACTTTAAAGGAGATTTAGCCCCTTCTGATAGCAGTTGGTGGAATGCTGGTGCGGTTACCCCCAGTTTAACTTATGGACGATCCTATCCTTTCGTCACAATGGACTATAGTTCTGGTCAACTTGACGAAATGGAAAACCGACCGTTCTCAACTTCAAGTTTGTTTGGAGATAGAACATCGTTACCAATTAGACACGGTAACAGATCAGGTCCATTGAGAACGGTCCGAAGCAAGCCAAGCTTTTATACATTAAGAGGGAGCATGAGCGAGCATGGGGGACTCCTTCCGAGACGAATTTGGAGCGACTCCAATTAG
- the LOC105792328 gene encoding receptor-like serine/threonine-protein kinase ALE2 isoform X1, with the protein MPALILLQLLLVYLLSFLSCSCLELQVFSYPLQPVHRLSAVETIVDHAARLISMRVLFSQPRSSQDHGNPSFGPATAPAPSPIYQAPVASPSRHLVPRHRHGGHHHRHHVKPRTDAPSPSEQGCDQKCVDPLTATPFGSPCGCVFPMKVKLLLSVAPYAVFPVMNELEIEVAAGLYLQQSQVKIMGATADAQDQGRTLVEINLVPLGEKFDNTTAILTSDRLLHKRLSLNSTLFGTYDVVSISYPGVPPSPPYGNIFGSGPTGSTGDLPITANFVNKNQKMNIRIIAIIVLSAFVLLLVLAGAISVLIKWRKVRRPSNAVGPAFPSSLNKRSGIGSMLSSSITSSPSMSLISTMATCALPVKTFTLVELEKATSNFSSMRILGEGGFGRVYRGVMGDGSEVAVKLLTRDNQNGDREFIAEVEMLSRLHHRNLVKLVGICIEGRIRCLVYELVPNGSVESHLHGVDKNKGPLDWDARLKVALGAARGLAYLHEDSNPRVIHRDFKASNVLLEDDFTPKVSDFGLAREATEGSQHISTRVMGTFGYVAPEYAMTGHLLVKSDVYSFGVVLLELLTGRKPVDMSQPQGQENLVTWARPLLSSREGVEQLVDPSLAGTYNFDDMAKVAAIASMCVHPEVTHRPFMGEVVQALKLIYNDTDETGGDCCSQKESSAPESDFKGDLAPSDSSWWNAGAVTPSLTYGRSYPFVTMDYSSGQLDEMENRPFSTSSLFGDRTSLPIRHGNRSGPLRTVRSKPSFYTLRGSMSEHGGLLPRRIWSDSN; encoded by the exons CAGCTAGGTTGATTTCAATGCGTGTGTTATTTTCTCAaccaagatcatcccaagatcaTGGTAATCCTTCCTTTGGACCAGCCACTGCGCCTGCACCTTCTCCTATCTATCAAG CTCCTGTTGCTAGCCCCAGTAGGCACTTGGTACCCAGACATCGTCATGGTGGtcatcatcatcgtcatcatGTTAAACCCCGAACAGATGCTCCATCTCCTTCAGAGCAAG GTTGCGATCAAAAATGCGTGGACCCACTTACTGCAACCCCTTTTGGTTCACCTTGTGGTTGTGTGTTCCCTATGAAAGTCAAACTTCTTCTATCTGTAGCTCCTTATGCTGTTTTCCCTGTGATGAATGAGCTAGAGATTGAGGTTGCTGCAGGCCTATACTTACAACAAAGTCAAGTGAAAATCATGGGTGCTACTGCTGATGCTCAAGATCAAGGGAGAACATTGGTGGAGATTAACTTGGTTCCACTTGGAGAGAAGTTTGATAATACAACTGCAATACTTACATCTGACCGGCTTTTGCACAAAAGACTGTCTCtaaattcaactctttttggAACATATGATGTGGTATCCATCAGTTATCCAG GGGTTCCTCCTTCACCGCCATATGGTAATATTTTCGGGAGTGGTCCAACTGGAAGTACTGGAGATCTCCCAATCACAGCTAATTTTGTTAACAAGAACCAAAAGATGAACATCAGGATTATTGCCATTATTGTTTTATCTGCTTTTGTGCTCTTATTGGTTTTAGCTGGAGCAATCTCTGTCCTCATAAAATGGAGGAAGGTTAGAAGACCGTCCAATGCTGTTGGTCCAGCTTTTCCTTCCTCATTGAACAAAAGATCTG GCATTGGTTCTATGCTGTCAAGCAGTATAACAAGCTCTCCATCAATGTCACTCATTTCCACCATGGCTACTTGTGCTCTCCCGGTTAAAACATTTACACTTGTTGAGCTTGAGAAGGCAACAAGCAACTTCAGTTCAATGAGGATACTCGGTGAAGGAGGATTTGGACGTGTTTACCGTGGTGTTATGGGAGATGGAAGTGAGGTAGCTGTTAAGTTACTTACAAGAGATAATCAGAATGGAGACCGTGAATTTATTGCAGAAGTGGAGATGCTAAGCCGATTGCACCACCGCAATCTTGTCAAACTTGTCGGTATATGTATTGAAGGACGCATACGCTGCTTGGTGTATGAACTTGTTCCAAATGGAAGTGTGGAATCAcacttgcatg GTGTTGACAAAAACAAAGGACCTCTCGATTGGGATGCACGGCTGAAGGTTGCCCTTGGAGCTGCTAGAGGATTAGCTTATCTTCATGAAGATTCTAACCCTCGAGTGATTCACCGAGATTTTAAGGCTAGTAATGTTCTATTAGAAGATGACTTTACCCCAAAGGTCTCAGATTTCGGTTTAGCAAGGGAGGCAACTGAAGGAAGCCAGCACATTTCTACCCGAGTCATGGGAACTTTTGG ATATGTTGCTCCCGAGTATGCTATGACGGGGCATCTACTTGTTAAGAGTGATGTTTACAGTTTTGGGGTTGTGCTTCTTGAGCTTTTAACCGGAAGAAAACCTGTGGATATGTCCCAACCTCAGGGACAGGAAAATCTCGTAACTTGGGCACGGCCACTACTAAGCAGTCGGGAAGGTGTAGAACAGTTGGTAGATCCTTCCTTGGCTGGGACATATAACTTTGACGACATGGCTAAGGTGGCAGCCATAGCGTCCATGTGTGTTCACCCTGAGGTGACTCACAGACCTTTTATGGGTGAAGTTGTGCAGGCTCTGAAGCTTATATACAACGACACTGACGAAACTGGCGGGGATTGTTGTAGTCAAAAGGAGTCCTCTGCCCCCGAATCGGACTTTAAAGGAGATTTAGCCCCTTCTGATAGCAGTTGGTGGAATGCTGGTGCGGTTACCCCCAGTTTAACTTATGGACGATCCTATCCTTTCGTCACAATGGACTATAGTTCTGGTCAACTTGACGAAATGGAAAACCGACCGTTCTCAACTTCAAGTTTGTTTGGAGATAGAACATCGTTACCAATTAGACACGGTAACAGATCAGGTCCATTGAGAACGGTCCGAAGCAAGCCAAGCTTTTATACATTAAGAGGGAGCATGAGCGAGCATGGGGGACTCCTTCCGAGACGAATTTGGAGCGACTCCAATTAG